CGGTCCTTGGGCGTGAGGCCGTCGGCGGTTGGTGCCGTGCCCTTGATGGGCCCGGAGCCGAGCCGGCCCGCGTCGAGGGACAGGTAGAGCTCGGGCGAGGCGGACACGACCCAGACGGGGTCGACGCCCGTGCTCGCCGGGACGTGGACGGCGGAGGCGTGCGGGGCCGGGTTCCCCGCGGCGAGCCGCGCGGCCAGCGCGGCGGCGTCGGGCTCGACGTCCGGCGCCCCGCCGGTCAGCGGGGCGCCGAGGACGCGACAGACGTTGACCTGGTAGACGGTGCCCTCGCGCACGTGCTCGCGGACCCGTGCGACGGCGGCCTCGTAGGCGGCCCGGTCGAGGGAGCTGTGCCAGTCCTGGGGGCGCGGGCCGCGCCACGGGCCCGCGACGGGGGGACGGGCCTCGTCGACGGCGTGCGCGAAGCGCCACGCACGGGCCCGCCCCCCGCGCCCGTACGCCTCGAAGTCGACGACGACGAACCACGGTCCGGGCTCCGCGAGCCGCTCCGGGTGGACGGTGAGGTCCACGCACTCCACGACGTCGGTGGCGAGTCGGCCGCCGAAGGAGGCCCAGGAGGTCGGGGGAAGCACGGCGCAACGCTATGCCAGCGGCCGGCCGCGGGGCGATTGGACGGATTCGTCATCGGTCCACTAATGTTCTGTTCGCGCCGGAACGCAGGGGGAAGCCCCGAGCAGGCCGGTCGCGCGGATGTAGCTCAGTTGGTAGAGCACCACCTTGCCAAGGTGGATGTCGCGAGTTCGAGTCTCGTCATCCGCTCGGAGGCCCGTTCCCCGGCCGTCTCGGAGACGAGGCCCGGCGAGCACGTCTCTCAAGGTGGTGGGTTGGCCGAGAGGCGAGGCAGCGGCCTGCAAAGCCGTATACACGGGTTCGAATCCCGTACCCACCTCGGGCGATTGGCGCAGCGGTAGCGCGCTTCCCTGACACGGAAGAGGTCACTGGTTCGATCCCAGTATCGCCCACCAGCACGTGA
This Isoptericola jiangsuensis DNA region includes the following protein-coding sequences:
- a CDS encoding chorismate-binding protein, which encodes MLPPTSWASFGGRLATDVVECVDLTVHPERLAEPGPWFVVVDFEAYGRGGRARAWRFAHAVDEARPPVAGPWRGPRPQDWHSSLDRAAYEAAVARVREHVREGTVYQVNVCRVLGAPLTGGAPDVEPDAAALAARLAAGNPAPHASAVHVPASTGVDPVWVVSASPELYLSLDAGRLGSGPIKGTAPTADGLTPKDRAENVMITDLVRNDLQQVCAPGTVAVTDLLGVEEHPGLVHLVSRVHGRLAPEVAAAPDRWRRVLAATFPPGSVSGAPKSSALRIIDDLEPTPRGPYCGAVGWVDGDRAELAVGIRTFWWADGVLRFGTGAGITWGSDPAAEWHETELKAARLVGLASTR